GTTAAGTCCTTCCCTTGCAGTATCAAGAAAACTGTCTTGGTTCAAAATCTCTTTTCAAGCTGCTCTTTACAACCAAAGCATATTTAGATGGATCTATTGCCTTAAAATGCTATGTCAGCAAACCCACTGAGTCTAACTCCTGCACTTAGTTGTGAGGTAGTTGTTCATTtgttgatttttggttttgttttttttatcaGTAGGCATACTGATACATTTTTTGTAATCCAAAATGTCAATATTCCTTCTTCTTTTGCCTAACTAAAACCCCACATATAGTGTGTAGATGTGGTGGGTAAATAATTATGCTTCTAGTCACACAGCAACATAGCCAAGAAGCTCTTCTGTTAGATTTGTGTTGGGAGGAATGGGTTAAAGCTTGGAAGACTGTTGAGAAGGATTGTAAATCACTCAAGTGACCTTGCAGTTGGAAATAACTCTTGATAAGCCTTTGAGAACCAGAGCCCAGTGATCCTCCAGCACAAATGATCTCTGCTTGTGCCTCTGCCTGATGCTGCTCTGGGCATCCCCTCATTAGCAAggtaaatggaaataaatttattgggttttttctaACTGCAAGTTTGTAGCTGTTCTACCTGCCTGCCTGTGTCAATTCACAGTTTGAAACAACACCAATAACTTATTTAAAACTTAAGTAAATTTATAGAATTAAATAAGTATCTGTCTCATCAGAAATGAGGCATATGTCATGCTTTATGAATACATGAGTCAGGGTCCTCATGTTGCAGTATTTTAAATAGTTCGTCTCTTTTTATACTGCCTGGATTTCAGGTTTTTGTGTATGCTGTGTTTGTGATGTCATTTGCCATTCAGTATCATAAAGTCCTGGCACAATCCTTCTGGCAAGGCACATCCTTACTGACCTGTCTAACTTAGCATCAGCAGCAAAGTTGCTCATCTCAATGTTCACAGGGCTCCATTTTTTGCACAAGCTGCATTTATGAATGTACTGGATAGCCCAGGTCCCAGCACTgatctctgcagagctgtagTGGCAAGTTTCCTCCATTCCAGGAGTTAAGCATTAACTCATACTCCCTTCTTCAATTTCCTTCCTGTCTGTTAATTATTTATCAAACCTAAGTGTGAAGTTCTTATTTGAGGTTTAAGCCTTCGTTTAAGGCTTAAGGTTCCTTTCAAACTAAGCCTGCTTCAGGAAACTTGGCGAAAAGCCTTTTGGAAATCCCATAGACTCTGTTAACTAGATCCTCATTGCTTACTGATCCTTTTAAAGGatttaaaagctttttcctgTGATAATAAACAAAGCCAAAGTTTGcagtacattttaaaaatgtgtataaTGAAGCAAGTCCCAGGTGATTACTGGGTATGGTATGTAATCCAAAAAACAGTGTTTAGACATCTGGTCTCTAAGCTATGTTAATTACTCCTAATAAAAGGCTTTATGTCTTAACTGAGGTTTTACCATctggattaattaattttccaaGGTAAGTAATGATAACTGTGTGATAAATACATAGCTTATAGACTGTAGGGTTCCATTATTATTTGGAGGCAATCTGTAAGTATGTTGTGAAAATGTGAGAAACACTTCAAATAGATATATAAACTTCAGTATCCAAAATAATGCAAACAGGACCACTTAATTAAACATATGAAATAATTACTTCCCAGTGTCTTTAATTCTAAGTGCATTTTGATCTACCCAATATGGTACTGGTGATTATTTTTCTTAGGTCAGATATCTTTTATGTAAGATATTAGGAAGACACTACTCTAAAGGTATTTTGGGAGGTAAtcttagaatttatttttaagaacacTTTCTTGTTTATTAAATTAAGGagtaactttttatttttaacacatttttatttactttgcaTTTGTACAGTTTGTTTCCAGAGTCCACGATTGATAAGTTGTGACCATTTGAAGGTTTCATTAAAATTTATACCTTAAAAATGATCACTTTTTTGAATTTTAAACCTTATAAAAGAAGAGACTGAAGCATACCATAGACAAATTGATAGCCAATACTgacaatttaaataaaactcCTACTGCATTAATGCTGTTTTGTACTCAGCTGCAGATTTTGTGGTGAATGTAGAAAGCCCTTTGCAGAAGACAATGGTGCAGCACACCAGATTTCTTCTTCAGCTCCTGAACCTGATAAATGATGGCAGAAGAGTTGGTTTGTCCGAACAGACTGCTCAGTGCCTTGGGTTTCCCCATCACTGGGCCAGCTCTGTGCCAAGCACTGCCcaagcaccagcacaggctgggactGAAGCGTggctctgtggagaaggacctgggggtacTGTTGGACAACAcgctgtccatgagccagcagtgcccctaTGGCAAGAGGGTCAACAGGATCCTGCAGTGCATTAGGAATAGCATTGCCAGCAGGTCGAGTGAGATGATCCCGCCCCTTTACTCAGCCCTGGCAGGGTCATACCTGGAacgctgtgtccagttctgggatGCCCAGTACGGAGAGACATGAAGCTCCTTAAGGGGAGGGCGACAAAGATGATGAGGGGACTGAAGCATCTCTCTTACCAGGAAAGGCTGAAGAAGTTGCACCTGTTCAGCCTCGAGAAGAGATGACTGAGAGGGGTCTTTATCAATGTTTGTAAGTATGTACATGGAAACTATCAAGAGGATGGAGTCAGGTTCTCCTCAGTGGtgccaagcaataggacaagaggcaatgggcagaaaccgATGCAAAGTAAGAATACCTTTATTTCTGTGCGAGTGACGACGCGTTGGAACAGATAGTGGAGTATCCTCCACCAGAGATATTCAAGAAGTGTCTGGACGCAATCCTGTGCGATGTGCTCTAGAATAACCCTCTctgagcagctgagcagggaggttggaacaCACGACCCTCTgcagtcccttccaacctgacctaTCCTGTTATGCCGTGAGAAGCGGcgcccggccgcgccccgccggcgCCCGCACGGCCGGCGCGCCGCGATGTCGGGGAgcctcccgccgctcccggcggcCGGAAGCTCCCGCCTCCCGGGGCGaaggccgcggggccgccgcaGGTGAGGCCGCCGGCGCGCTGCAGGTGTTGCGTGACTGCTCCCGGGCCCCTGGGCGCTCTCCGCCCGGCTCGTCCTTCCCCGGCGCAGGCTGCCCTTGGCACCCCGCGGCAGTTCCCTCACGTCCGGTgagccgagcggggccgggctgagCACCGGCCATGTCGCGGAGCTCGCAGGGCAGGCGGCCCGGCAGGTCCCCACCGCCCCGCGGGGCCAGCCCCGGGTCCGCCGCCGCCCCACTGCCGCCGCCACcgctgcccctgcagccccccctcggccccggCCGGGCCAGCCCGAGCCCCGGCGGGCTGGCAGAGCTCAAGCCGGTTCGGCGGTTCATTCCGGACTCCTGGAAGAACTTCTTCAAAGGGAGACGCCACCCCGGTTCCAGCTGGGACAGCACGACCTCCGACATCAGGTATATCTCAGACGGAGTCGAGTGCTCGCCGCCTGCCTCTCCCGCCCCGCTGCAGCCGGGGACCAGGACGGTGCCTGGCTCCTACACGGACCCATTCGGGGGGTCGGGCGGGAGCTACAACTCTCGGAAGGAGGCCGAGGCCATGCTGCCCTCCGGAGACCCCTCGGGCTCGCTGGAGCGTCGCGCCGGCACTGGGCAGACGTACAGCGAGCGGGTGGAGGAATACCACCAGCGCTACGCCTACATGAAatcctgggcagggctgctcaggaTCCTCGGCGTGGCCGAGCTGCTGCTTGGCGCCGCCGTCTTCGCCTGTGTCACCGCCTACGTACACAAGGACAACGAGTGGTACAACATGTTCGGGTACTCGCAGCCCTACGGATACGGGGCGGGCAGCGCCTACGGGGGGTACTCCTACAGCGGGCCCAAAACGCCTTTCATCCTGGTGGTGGCGGGAATGGCGTGGATCTTCACCATAGTGCTGCTCGTGCTGGGCATGTCCATGTACTACCGAACTATCCTCCTCGATTCCAACTGGTGGCCTCTGACCGAGTTTGGGATCAATGTGGCCTTGTTCATCCTGTACATGTCTGCTGCCATAGTGTACGTAAACGATACCAACCGAGGTGGGCTGTGCTACTACCAGTTGTTTAAGACGCCGATAAATGCGGCTTTTTGCCGTGTGGAGGGCGGTCAGACTGCTGCAATAATCTTCTTGTTTGTCACGGTGATCCTCTATCTAATTAGTGCGATGGTGTGCCTAAAGTTGTGGAGGCACGAAGGGGCGAGGAGGCACAGGGAATTAATGGAACAGGAGGTAAGTCATTAGTTATCGTTTTCTGTCTGCGGGGTACCACATGATGGGGAGCAGCTGTAAGATCTTGCCGTGGTGTAGACTGCGTCAAATCAAGTGTCTTCTCTACAGCAGATCTGTATCCTTGAGGTTGAATTTTAATCAGTCTTTTAAGTATTAGAAACTGACAAATGAAAGGCATTTTTAAGGTGTCAGATTCAAAGTCTTGGACGTGTTTtggtttatgtttttttaaaatgcttataATTCACCTTGGGTAAGGACCTGGCTCTGTTCTCTATATAATACTGGGCTCTCTTCTTGAGTCAGCTGATGAAATACTTCCTAGTGTGTATTTtccaaacaaaggaaaaaatgaacaatGTTCATCTGTTCAGCACGGTTAGGTGGCTTAAAGCCTCCTAGCATTTATTCGAAATCTGTGTGTTCAGCACATCAAGTGCTAGTGTGGATAAACTTAAGAATGTGAAATACTTACTTTAACTCCAAGCAACTTCTTTATGACTTTACAGTTTTCTCACAAGAGTTATCAgcaaatatttgtaaaaacagCCTTGGCTAGATTTTGATGTCTCAAATTTCAGTCAGACACATCTTTCTCATGTCAGATATTTTGCCTGGCTACTGGCCTTGCCCATACTAGAAGCATTCAGCATTTGCCTGGTTAATGATAAACTATAACAGTAGAGATTTAACACTCTTATCTAGAGAGTTGAAAGTAATTTGTGTAAAACTTCCTTCATTTGAAAACATCACCAAAAGACCCTTTAAAAATGAATACGACTTAATATAGCATGAAAATCAATACATGTGAAATGTACATAAGCCTAGATTAAGGGGGGGGTCAGCCTTTAAGGGCTTTTAGAAGAAGAGAGTTTAAAGTTGCATTTCCTCTGCTCTTTGACTGCAGTCTGAtttgcagcatttttatttaacaCTGGCTTCCAGTTCACCATCTTGCATAAAATTGAGacttttgttttgaaaactAATTATAATTCTTCAATAAAAGTTTTTTAACCAACTGATAGTATGTCCTGCAAGAGTGAGGTGATTGGCAGAGTTGTACACAAAATGTTCATTCTTCCCTGTGACTATCCAAGTTCTTTTAGTCCACTTACTAAACATTTCTAAAGGGAATACTTTAATAATAGAGGTTAGAGACTGGCGCATGCTGTGCAAAGCACCTGCAGGTTGAGCTACTGGTTAGTGCACTGTTGTGTCCTATGTAATGAATTAGGCTCAGCGTGTTAGTGAGTTAACGTGGATTGGAATGTGAAACAATAATAAAGGAGCTTGAGAAGTGGATGGAGTATTTCCTGCAGTTCCTCACATCTGTTCTTTAcagctgtgctctgggacaTCCTATTGTTCTAGGGTTTGTGTGGCTGTTTTCCTTAACAAGTCTTTAAATCAGTGGACCTGAAAATACTCCTTATGCTAAATTTCATCATATCTAAgtataaatgtaattttctgtACAGTatgattttgaaaatgtttaaatgttAGCAGTCTGTGATTTTGCATACTATTTTTGCTGTAAATAAAATTtagttatttccttttttttttatagatgAAAACACAATCCTCTTTTCCAGAAAAGAAGGTAGGAAataggaattaatttttctgtttactGGTAAttctaaattattattattttccttgtgactatttttatttatttatttatttatttgacatCAGGGAGACtaggtttaattttttaagttaGTTTGGATGGCAGTCTCCTGCGTAGAAGATTCAAAAGGAGGTTGAAAAGAACTTACTCCTAGTTAGGCTAGGTGATAACATCTATAAAATTGTAAAATAGCCGGTGTGATGACTGCCTCTCTGTGTGCTCTTACCCTTTTCTATGAGGTGACAAGTTCTGTAGCATTTATCACAGAGTTTGGCAGGCATGATTAAAACAATAGGTCATCTGATGAGAGGTAGATTTGAGATGCTCTTTCTTCCTGGCTGTGTGTTTAATTTGCAGGAGAGCCAGCGGAAGCACAGTGTAGGTGCACTGTGAGTTGAGCTTCTTCCTTGATCTCTGAGACTGCCTCAAAGATGCCCTTGCCAGTGTAAGCATCAGCAGTGTTAGTGTTTCAGCCACACAAAGTGTCATTGCATACATTGCAAAGATGGCATGGGCTTTCCAGAGAAATTATGATGTATTAATTTCAGCCTTAAATGTCTCCTCATAGACACTGTGAATTTACTACCACTGTTTTCTCTGTTGATTCGGTACTTGATCAGGatccttttgtttttgttgtaagatttcacatttatttctgGATCAAAGGATGAATTGTGCAATAGGAAGCAAGTAGAAAAGGGAACTCCAAAGAACTGAATGATTCCAGTTCATTCACAAATTAAATGAATACTGAAGGAAACTTCCTTACACTATTCTTTTAAGACATTCAAACAAATCTTTCCAAACCTTCCTATCGGTACTGCTGTTAGGAAAAACTTAAGAAAAATACTGCATGAGAAGCATTACTGTAAGTCATTAAACTGATCATCTAATTGCAATAAAAGTTGTAAGAAATATCTGTGATTTGCTTCTACTGCTGCTCAATATATGTATCTCTGTCTTAAAGTTGCATATTTTGTGACTTACGTAAAACTGATTTCATTAAGAAcaaattctttctcttttaaaacaGTATGAAGGTGATGACAGACCAAGGGAAGAAGTCAGTTACAGGCAGCTCAAATCACTGGAAAGAAAACCAGAGCTACTTAATGGTCATATACCTGCGGGTCACATTCCTAAACCTATAGTGATGCCAGACTACTTAGCGTAAGTGACTTGATTTTGATGGACAGCTTAGTGGAGGATACTTGAATAGTTTTTCACTCTGCATTTCTCCAATGGTTTCTCTCCCATGCACATGCTATGGGAACTCACAATTGTGTGTTAACAATAAAAAGCAGACACTATGGGGCTGGTATCAGTGGCATAAGactaataaatacaaataaggagtcttaattaaaaaaataaacccccacAAACCTCAAATGTAGAAAGAGAATGTCA
Above is a window of Lonchura striata isolate bLonStr1 chromosome Z, bLonStr1.mat, whole genome shotgun sequence DNA encoding:
- the MARVELD2 gene encoding MARVEL domain-containing protein 2, which produces MSRSSQGRRPGRSPPPRGASPGSAAAPLPPPPLPLQPPLGPGRASPSPGGLAELKPVRRFIPDSWKNFFKGRRHPGSSWDSTTSDIRYISDGVECSPPASPAPLQPGTRTVPGSYTDPFGGSGGSYNSRKEAEAMLPSGDPSGSLERRAGTGQTYSERVEEYHQRYAYMKSWAGLLRILGVAELLLGAAVFACVTAYVHKDNEWYNMFGYSQPYGYGAGSAYGGYSYSGPKTPFILVVAGMAWIFTIVLLVLGMSMYYRTILLDSNWWPLTEFGINVALFILYMSAAIVYVNDTNRGGLCYYQLFKTPINAAFCRVEGGQTAAIIFLFVTVILYLISAMVCLKLWRHEGARRHRELMEQEMKTQSSFPEKKYEGDDRPREEVSYRQLKSLERKPELLNGHIPAGHIPKPIVMPDYLAKYPVIQTNEMRDRYKAVFNDQFAEYKELSMEVHAVLKKFDELDALLKQLPHHPESIYEQERISKVLQEYKKKKNDPAFLEKKERCEYLKNKLSHIKQRIQDYDKVMNWNVET